In one window of Streptomyces showdoensis DNA:
- a CDS encoding vanadium-dependent haloperoxidase → MVRWNQAAMDAILGRYQAAGNRFGPATVNARALAIIHNCIYDAWSCYDRVATGTRFGGSLRRPRAERTLDNKNEAVSYAAHLALLDLFPEYKVAIDSMLRSLGYDPALTDPRRNSPAWIGRRTAQAVLDYRHADGANQLGTPAYTDTTGYVPKNPPQTAGAFDPSIVVAPEHWSPLIVGGKTQRYLTPQFAVMKPFALSRPDQFTVAAPPAYPSVRMTAAIEELLDISANLTDEQKCIAEFWLNDDVTPPGAQQMWGRFVSARDGHDVDEDAKLFFGLNMAECDAAIGSWAVKAQYDFARPSTLIPYDRRGEQVRSWGGPGQGTVTMNGVDWQAYVAVPPFPATVSGHSTFSGAAAEFLRRFTGTDAFGDSYRFKAGASTVEPGLTPRTDTVLTWPTFSEAARQAGISRVYGGMHWSFDNEPGIEMGHRIGKVVHRQAQCYFTGTHR, encoded by the coding sequence GTGGTGCGCTGGAACCAGGCCGCCATGGACGCGATCCTCGGCCGCTACCAGGCCGCCGGAAACCGCTTCGGCCCCGCCACCGTCAACGCCCGCGCCCTCGCGATCATCCACAACTGCATCTACGACGCCTGGTCCTGTTACGACCGCGTCGCCACCGGCACCCGCTTCGGCGGCTCGCTGCGCCGCCCCCGCGCCGAGCGCACCCTCGACAACAAGAACGAGGCCGTCAGCTACGCCGCCCACCTGGCCCTCCTCGACCTCTTCCCCGAGTACAAGGTCGCCATCGACTCGATGCTGCGCAGCCTCGGCTACGACCCGGCGCTCACCGACCCGCGCCGCAACAGCCCCGCGTGGATCGGCCGCCGCACCGCCCAGGCCGTCCTCGACTACCGGCACGCCGACGGCGCCAACCAGCTCGGCACCCCCGCATACACCGACACCACCGGCTACGTCCCGAAGAACCCGCCGCAGACCGCCGGCGCCTTCGACCCGTCGATCGTCGTCGCGCCCGAGCACTGGAGCCCGCTGATCGTCGGCGGCAAGACGCAGCGCTACCTCACCCCGCAGTTCGCCGTCATGAAGCCCTTCGCGCTCAGCCGCCCCGACCAGTTCACGGTCGCCGCGCCGCCCGCGTACCCCTCGGTCCGGATGACCGCCGCGATCGAGGAGCTCCTCGACATCAGCGCGAACCTGACGGACGAGCAGAAGTGCATAGCCGAGTTCTGGCTGAACGACGACGTCACCCCGCCCGGTGCCCAGCAGATGTGGGGCCGCTTCGTCTCCGCCCGCGACGGCCACGACGTCGACGAGGACGCCAAGCTGTTCTTCGGCCTCAACATGGCCGAGTGCGACGCCGCCATCGGCTCCTGGGCGGTCAAGGCACAGTACGACTTCGCGCGCCCCTCCACCCTCATCCCGTACGACCGCCGGGGCGAGCAGGTCCGCTCCTGGGGCGGCCCCGGTCAGGGCACCGTCACCATGAACGGCGTCGACTGGCAGGCCTACGTGGCCGTGCCGCCGTTCCCGGCCACCGTCTCCGGGCACAGCACCTTCTCCGGCGCCGCCGCCGAGTTCCTGCGCCGCTTCACCGGCACCGACGCCTTCGGCGACTCCTACCGATTCAAGGCCGGCGCCTCCACCGTCGAGCCCGGACTGACCCCGCGCACCGACACCGTCCTCACCTGGCCCACCTTCAGCGAGGCCGCCCGGCAGGCCGGCATCTCCCGGGTGTACGGCGGCATGCACTGGAGCTTCGACAACGAGCCCGGCATCGAGATGGGCCACCGGATCGGCAAGGTCGTCCACCGCCAGGCCCAGTGCTACTTCACCGGCACGCACCGCTGA
- a CDS encoding HPP family protein — MTQTQNATPARTGSGAPPFPGAKATVLGTLVTVVSLLVLVALGEATGHLLMIAPLAATAMIICSTPALPPAQPRGVLLGQVGSGVLGLAAVALFGHSLWVAAVAAGLSVGLMLLLRAIHAPAAATAVLAVLQDPAPLRFLVLLTVGSVLLVLVGLIASKAGVIAKYPTYWW; from the coding sequence ATGACCCAGACCCAGAACGCGACCCCGGCCCGGACGGGCAGCGGCGCCCCGCCCTTCCCGGGCGCCAAGGCCACCGTCCTCGGCACCCTCGTCACCGTCGTCTCGCTGCTCGTCCTCGTGGCGCTCGGCGAGGCCACCGGCCACCTCCTGATGATCGCGCCGCTCGCCGCCACCGCGATGATCATCTGCAGCACGCCCGCCCTGCCGCCCGCCCAGCCCCGGGGCGTCCTCCTCGGCCAGGTCGGCTCCGGCGTCCTCGGCCTGGCCGCCGTCGCCCTCTTCGGCCACTCGCTGTGGGTCGCGGCCGTCGCCGCCGGCCTCAGCGTCGGCCTGATGCTGCTGCTGCGCGCCATCCACGCCCCGGCCGCCGCCACCGCCGTCCTCGCCGTCCTCCAGGACCCGGCGCCGCTGCGCTTCCTCGTCCTGCTCACGGTCGGCAGCGTCCTGCTCGTCCTCGTCGGCCTGATCGCCTCCAAGGCCGGCGTGATCGCCAAATACCCGACGTACTGGTGGTGA
- a CDS encoding sulfurtransferase yields MTRDTLLVSTEALQDHLRQPAGTVPGLVLVEITDGGNDGGGREGRIPGAVRLDWTGDLQDPVRRDVIGPEAFAELLGRHGIGADDTVVFYSGNNNWWAAAGYWQFRLYGHRELRILDGGRARWEAIGGALTREAPERPATRYPVPAGADESIRARREDVLDHIGRRTLLDVRSLEEYLGQSNTPPGVPEDVGVRCGHALSAEHLPWHTAIHPDGTFRDDEELRAAYGALPADRATVVYCRVGWRSAHSWFVLHELLGLSDVRNYDGAWREFGSLIGAPIVNGPQPWGPDGIPSIVAQRAPSEVTARA; encoded by the coding sequence ATGACCCGAGACACCCTCCTCGTCAGCACCGAGGCGCTCCAGGACCACCTCCGGCAGCCCGCCGGCACCGTCCCCGGCCTCGTCCTGGTCGAGATCACCGACGGCGGCAACGACGGCGGCGGCCGCGAGGGCCGCATCCCCGGCGCCGTGCGCCTCGACTGGACCGGCGACCTCCAGGACCCGGTACGCCGCGACGTCATCGGCCCGGAGGCCTTCGCGGAGCTCCTCGGCCGGCACGGCATCGGCGCCGACGACACCGTCGTGTTCTACAGCGGCAACAACAACTGGTGGGCGGCGGCCGGCTACTGGCAGTTCCGCCTCTACGGCCACCGCGAGCTGCGGATCCTCGACGGCGGGCGGGCCCGCTGGGAGGCGATCGGCGGCGCCCTCACCCGCGAGGCGCCCGAACGGCCCGCCACCCGCTACCCCGTACCGGCAGGGGCGGACGAGTCCATCCGGGCCCGCCGCGAGGACGTGCTCGACCACATCGGCCGCCGCACCCTGCTCGACGTCCGCTCCCTGGAGGAGTACCTCGGGCAGAGCAACACCCCGCCCGGCGTCCCCGAGGACGTCGGCGTCCGCTGCGGCCACGCCCTCTCCGCCGAGCACCTGCCCTGGCACACCGCCATCCACCCCGACGGCACCTTCCGCGACGACGAGGAGCTGCGGGCCGCCTACGGGGCGCTGCCCGCCGACCGCGCCACCGTCGTCTACTGCCGGGTCGGCTGGCGCTCCGCCCACAGCTGGTTCGTCCTGCACGAGCTGCTCGGCCTGTCCGACGTGCGCAACTACGACGGCGCCTGGCGGGAGTTCGGCTCCCTCATCGGCGCGCCCATCGTCAACGGCCCGCAGCCCTGGGGCCCCGACGGCATCCCGTCCATCGTCGCCCAGCGCGCCCCCTCGGAGGTCACCGCCCGTGCCTGA
- a CDS encoding cupin domain-containing protein produces MPDVTVFRDVLRNGFDQTDLPWVPWTEPGREGVEFVVLWGPGHAGEEDSASLLLRFPPGAHGDFHEHLGHELMLVLDGTLDHSDGRRFHRGDLVIEEPGTRHQMSSATGCTVLAVRARPASPRTPLAGEITTGVGAGAPADAA; encoded by the coding sequence GTGCCTGACGTCACCGTCTTCCGCGATGTCCTGCGCAACGGCTTCGACCAGACCGACCTGCCCTGGGTGCCGTGGACCGAACCCGGCCGCGAGGGCGTCGAGTTCGTCGTCCTCTGGGGCCCCGGCCACGCCGGCGAGGAGGACTCCGCGTCCCTCCTGCTCCGCTTCCCGCCGGGCGCCCACGGCGACTTCCACGAGCACCTGGGCCACGAGCTGATGCTGGTCCTCGACGGCACCCTCGACCACAGCGACGGGCGCCGCTTCCACCGCGGCGACCTCGTGATCGAGGAGCCGGGCACGCGCCACCAGATGTCCAGCGCGACCGGCTGCACCGTCCTCGCCGTCCGGGCCCGCCCGGCCTCGCCGCGCACGCCGCTGGCCGGCGAGATCACCACGGGCGTGGGCGCGGGCGCCCCCGCCGACGCGGCCTGA
- a CDS encoding cobalamin B12-binding domain-containing protein: MHPSYSPDSDSPRRVLLTTGSSDAHTWNLVHLQLFLEEHGHSVLNLGPCVPERLLVDTARMTHPDLVVLSSVNGHGHQDGLRAARALRADKGTQGIPMVIGGLLGISPEGAEQRTAELLDAGYDEVYADGTAPTALLKRLAATGGTDRGTGAPTARLRGACTGRAAA, translated from the coding sequence ATGCACCCCTCGTACAGTCCGGACAGCGACAGTCCGCGCAGGGTCCTGCTCACCACCGGATCGTCCGACGCGCACACGTGGAACCTCGTCCACCTCCAGCTCTTCCTGGAGGAGCACGGGCACTCCGTGCTCAACCTCGGACCGTGCGTGCCCGAGCGGCTGCTCGTCGACACCGCCCGGATGACCCACCCGGACCTCGTCGTCCTGTCCTCCGTCAACGGACACGGCCACCAGGACGGCCTGCGCGCCGCGCGGGCCCTACGCGCGGACAAGGGGACCCAGGGCATCCCCATGGTCATCGGCGGCCTCCTCGGCATCTCGCCCGAGGGCGCCGAACAGCGCACCGCCGAACTGCTCGACGCCGGCTACGACGAGGTGTACGCCGACGGCACCGCCCCCACCGCGCTGCTGAAGCGGCTCGCGGCAACCGGCGGGACCGACAGGGGAACCGGGGCCCCCACCGCCCGGCTGAGAGGCGCGTGTACCGGGCGGGCCGCGGCGTGA
- a CDS encoding FAD/NAD(P)-binding protein: MTPAAQPDLGAFVQEAAQAGELVVQPRMGMVAPEDMAAGVTAVADLPERTVATLTIDSYTRVGDHAAATAALRTGHPLNGFPLVSHGPRTTARVAAAAGRRTPVQVRHGSADPMAIFRTMTAAGLAASEGGPVSYCLPYGRTPLAESVAAWRDSVQFLTEESRNQGRRAHLESFGGCLLGQLCPPSLLVAVSVLECLFFAQNGAASVSLSYAQQTHAAQDAGALAALRLLADELLPPAVDRHIVLYTYMGVYPRTVPGARLLLRRSAELAVRGGAQRLIVKTETEAHRIPTVEENLTALRVAADAARAARARPHALGPPGGGPAGADTEEILAEARALVGAVLALSDDIGVALLKAFDRGLLDVPFCLHPDNRGEARSAVAADGRLQWTDLGALPLLTTSRRTTPMTSRQLSGMLGRVAREHDLAAETDPPPEPAPPPVQRCLADPVRPPLRVAFAGMGPRGLSVLERLAAHCAAHPPGRRIEAYAIDPHEAGAGRIWRTDQSPWFLMNTPAQEVTMFSGPADAGPHRPGAGPSLAEWWAEDDPEHAEPEGYAPRRVYGRYLAYVMERVEATLPPCLTVHRVPARVICADRVPGAEGAAGATGAEEAGGVAGTGGGGIHRLRLDRGDVLTVDRLVLTTGHPVNEPDAQQRAWQEFARTHSTPARPVRYVPGGSANEMPLADIPAGASVGVIGMGLTFYDVLAELTLGRGGTFTDGGDGLVYLPSGKEPRILAGSRGGVPLLTRGVNQKDPLHRYRPVLFTPERMARLRAGHAPLDFERSVLPWLLAEVNTVLLATRIRQVHGPDAAREFTERAEEALALAPELPVLQRLAAGYRIDPLPLTGLDALARPFGERRFGSPAEFHKVLTEWLRADLGDARLGNADGPMKAAADVLRDVRQTIRSVVDFGGLTPDSHRWFLTTFGPVASLVSTGPPQLRSEQFLALLAAGVLEPVGPGARFGTDPVEGRFTVESARVENSWTPLDVLIDARVPGTDLTADRDPLIRGLLADGRVRPFVNATERHEGDGAEFATGGMDCTDAPFHPVGADGEPDRATHVLGIPSEHTRWFTQVGSGRPGPWGSFTKDADAIASALMGAAE, from the coding sequence GTGACCCCTGCCGCGCAGCCCGATCTCGGCGCGTTCGTCCAGGAGGCCGCCCAGGCCGGAGAGCTCGTCGTCCAGCCCCGGATGGGCATGGTCGCCCCCGAGGACATGGCCGCCGGCGTCACCGCCGTCGCCGACCTCCCCGAGCGGACCGTGGCCACCCTGACCATCGACAGCTACACCCGCGTCGGCGACCACGCCGCCGCCACCGCCGCCCTGCGCACCGGTCATCCGCTCAACGGCTTCCCGCTGGTGAGCCACGGGCCCAGGACCACCGCCCGGGTCGCCGCCGCAGCAGGCCGCCGCACCCCGGTCCAGGTCCGGCACGGTTCCGCCGACCCGATGGCCATCTTCCGCACCATGACCGCCGCCGGACTCGCCGCGAGCGAGGGCGGCCCCGTCTCGTACTGCCTGCCCTACGGGCGCACCCCGCTCGCCGAATCCGTCGCCGCCTGGCGGGACTCCGTGCAGTTCCTCACCGAGGAGAGCCGGAACCAGGGCCGCCGCGCCCATCTGGAGTCCTTCGGCGGCTGCCTCCTCGGCCAGCTCTGCCCGCCGTCGCTGCTCGTCGCCGTCTCCGTCCTGGAGTGCCTGTTCTTCGCGCAGAACGGCGCCGCCAGCGTCTCCCTCTCGTACGCCCAGCAGACCCACGCCGCGCAGGACGCCGGCGCGCTCGCCGCGCTGCGGCTGCTCGCCGACGAGCTGCTGCCGCCCGCCGTGGACCGGCACATCGTGCTCTACACGTACATGGGCGTCTACCCGCGGACCGTGCCCGGCGCCCGGCTGCTGCTGCGCCGCAGCGCCGAACTGGCCGTACGCGGCGGGGCCCAGCGCCTGATCGTCAAGACCGAGACCGAGGCGCACCGCATCCCCACCGTCGAGGAGAACCTGACCGCGCTGAGGGTCGCCGCCGACGCGGCCCGCGCGGCCCGGGCCCGGCCGCACGCCCTCGGCCCGCCGGGCGGCGGCCCCGCCGGGGCGGACACGGAGGAGATCCTGGCCGAGGCGCGCGCCCTGGTCGGCGCCGTCCTGGCGCTCTCCGACGACATCGGCGTGGCGCTCCTGAAGGCCTTCGACCGGGGACTGCTCGACGTGCCGTTCTGTCTGCACCCGGACAACCGGGGCGAGGCCCGCTCGGCCGTCGCCGCGGACGGCCGGCTCCAGTGGACCGATCTGGGCGCGCTGCCGCTGCTCACCACCAGCCGGAGGACCACGCCGATGACCTCGCGCCAACTCTCCGGGATGCTCGGCCGGGTCGCCCGCGAGCACGACCTGGCGGCCGAGACCGACCCGCCCCCCGAGCCCGCGCCGCCGCCGGTGCAGCGCTGCCTCGCGGACCCGGTCCGCCCGCCGCTGCGGGTGGCCTTCGCGGGGATGGGACCGCGCGGCCTGTCCGTCCTGGAACGGCTCGCCGCCCACTGCGCCGCGCACCCTCCGGGGCGCCGGATCGAGGCGTACGCGATCGATCCGCACGAGGCGGGGGCGGGCAGGATCTGGCGCACGGACCAGTCGCCGTGGTTCCTGATGAACACCCCGGCGCAGGAGGTCACCATGTTCTCCGGCCCGGCCGACGCCGGCCCGCACCGGCCCGGCGCGGGGCCCAGCCTCGCCGAGTGGTGGGCGGAGGACGACCCGGAGCACGCGGAACCGGAGGGGTACGCGCCGCGCAGGGTCTACGGGCGCTACCTCGCGTACGTGATGGAGCGCGTCGAGGCGACCCTGCCGCCGTGCCTGACGGTGCACCGCGTACCGGCCCGGGTGATCTGCGCCGACCGCGTGCCGGGGGCCGAAGGGGCCGCAGGCGCCACAGGGGCCGAAGAGGCCGGTGGGGTCGCCGGGACCGGGGGCGGCGGGATCCATCGTCTGCGGCTCGACCGGGGCGACGTGCTCACCGTCGACCGGCTGGTGCTCACCACCGGCCACCCGGTCAACGAACCCGACGCGCAGCAGCGCGCGTGGCAGGAGTTCGCCCGCACCCACTCCACCCCCGCCCGGCCGGTCCGGTACGTGCCCGGCGGCTCCGCGAACGAGATGCCCCTCGCCGACATCCCGGCCGGCGCGAGCGTCGGCGTCATCGGCATGGGGCTGACCTTCTACGACGTGCTGGCCGAACTCACCCTGGGGCGCGGCGGCACCTTCACGGACGGCGGCGACGGGCTGGTGTACCTGCCGAGCGGCAAGGAGCCCCGGATCCTGGCCGGTTCGCGCGGCGGGGTGCCGCTGCTGACCCGGGGCGTCAACCAGAAGGACCCCCTGCACCGCTACCGCCCGGTGCTCTTCACCCCCGAGCGGATGGCCCGGCTGCGCGCCGGGCACGCGCCGCTCGACTTCGAGCGCTCCGTGCTGCCGTGGCTGCTCGCCGAGGTGAACACGGTGCTGCTCGCCACCCGGATCCGCCAGGTCCACGGGCCGGACGCGGCACGGGAGTTCACCGAGCGGGCGGAGGAGGCGCTGGCCCTCGCCCCCGAACTCCCGGTGCTCCAGCGGCTCGCCGCCGGATACCGGATCGACCCGCTGCCGCTGACCGGACTCGACGCGCTGGCCCGGCCGTTCGGCGAGCGCCGGTTCGGTTCGCCGGCCGAGTTCCACAAGGTGCTCACCGAGTGGCTGCGCGCCGACCTCGGCGACGCCCGGCTCGGCAACGCGGACGGCCCGATGAAGGCGGCCGCGGACGTCCTGCGGGACGTCCGCCAGACCATCCGCTCGGTGGTGGACTTCGGCGGGCTCACCCCGGACTCGCACCGCTGGTTCCTCACCACGTTCGGGCCGGTCGCCTCGCTCGTGTCGACCGGTCCGCCGCAGCTGCGGTCCGAGCAGTTCCTGGCGCTGCTGGCGGCCGGGGTGCTCGAACCGGTCGGCCCGGGCGCCCGGTTCGGGACCGATCCCGTCGAGGGCCGCTTCACGGTCGAGTCGGCGCGGGTGGAGAACTCCTGGACGCCCCTCGACGTCCTGATCGACGCCCGCGTCCCCGGCACGGACCTGACCGCGGACCGCGACCCGCTGATCCGCGGCCTGCTGGCCGACGGGCGGGTGCGGCCCTTCGTCAACGCGACGGAGCGGCACGAGGGCGACGGCGCGGAGTTCGCGACGGGCGGCATGGACTGCACGGACGCGCCCTTCCACCCGGTCGGCGCGGACGGCGAGCCGGACCGGGCCACCCATGTGCTCGGCATCCCCAGCGAGCACACCCGCTGGTTCACCCAGGTGGGCAGCGGGCGTCCGGGCCCCTGGGGCTCCTTCACCAAGGACGCCGACGCGATCGCCTCGGCGCTGATGGGAGCGGCGGAATGA
- a CDS encoding acyl-CoA synthetase encodes MSTTGSGATATTTGGGGTATPGSGGTATPGSGGTATPGSGGTAAPGSGGTPDGARHGAAHAEHRATAAHEEYRAARDLLLRLRGDRETASAAFRWPRARHFNWALEWFDVVAEGNERTALEILGRPAPDGTVPVADRVTFAELAARSDEVAVTLAEAGVVRGDRVLILLGTRTELWETLLGCIKLGAVVVPGYQDLTRDEAADRIARGGIRHVVCAPELVYLLGELPVPGLRMAPGTAGLPGWTPYPETRDTARRRPFLPAGPTRSADPSFCYFTSGTTSLPKLVEHSHAGYGVGHLSSLYWSGLRPGDRHLNLSAPGWAKHSWSSFFVPWTAGATVVAPPDGGLPPSVLPGVLATQRISSLCAPPSAWRAMLPYVAEGRGAPRLREATAAGEPLTAEVTDRIEAAWGVRVRDGYGQTEATALIGRAPDTPPPLSPLGHPLPGYRIVLRDPETGLAGDAGEVCVDLTERPPGLMRGYVDRTADADAAGAPGTGGAPGADDRTAAVFADGLYRTGDRGERCADGSIRLLGRMDEVFKSYGHRVSPMEIEAVLRAHPAVADAAVIPCRDAYGGLAPYAVVETRNAYQPELLERELIALAAKRLAPVFVPQGVDVVPSLPRTRSGKVRRGALRPGGGVVA; translated from the coding sequence ATGAGCACCACCGGGAGCGGCGCGACGGCCACCACCACGGGGGGCGGTGGAACGGCCACCCCTGGGAGCGGTGGAACGGCCACCCCTGGGAGCGGTGGAACGGCCACCCCTGGGAGCGGCGGGACGGCCGCCCCCGGGAGCGGCGGGACGCCCGACGGTGCCCGGCACGGCGCCGCCCACGCCGAGCACCGCGCGACGGCCGCGCACGAGGAGTACCGGGCCGCCCGGGACCTGCTGCTGCGGCTGCGCGGCGACCGCGAGACGGCCTCGGCCGCCTTCCGGTGGCCGCGCGCCCGGCACTTCAACTGGGCCCTGGAGTGGTTCGACGTGGTCGCCGAGGGGAACGAGCGGACCGCCCTGGAGATCCTCGGCCGCCCGGCGCCGGACGGCACGGTGCCGGTGGCCGACCGGGTCACCTTCGCCGAACTCGCCGCCCGCTCCGACGAGGTGGCGGTGACCCTGGCCGAGGCGGGGGTGGTGCGCGGCGACCGGGTGCTGATCCTGCTCGGCACCCGTACGGAGCTGTGGGAGACCCTGCTCGGCTGCATCAAGCTCGGCGCGGTCGTCGTCCCCGGCTACCAGGACCTCACCCGCGACGAGGCCGCCGACCGGATCGCCCGGGGCGGCATCCGGCACGTCGTCTGCGCACCGGAACTCGTCTACCTGCTGGGCGAGTTGCCGGTGCCCGGCCTGCGGATGGCGCCGGGGACGGCGGGGCTGCCCGGCTGGACCCCGTACCCCGAGACCCGCGACACCGCCCGGCGCCGTCCCTTCCTTCCGGCCGGCCCGACCCGCTCGGCCGACCCGTCCTTCTGCTACTTCACCTCCGGCACCACCTCGCTGCCGAAACTCGTCGAGCACTCCCACGCCGGGTACGGCGTCGGCCACCTCTCCAGCCTCTACTGGAGCGGGCTGCGCCCGGGCGACCGGCACCTCAACCTGTCGGCGCCCGGCTGGGCCAAGCACTCCTGGTCCAGCTTCTTCGTCCCCTGGACGGCCGGCGCCACCGTCGTCGCGCCCCCCGACGGCGGCCTCCCGCCGTCCGTGCTGCCCGGCGTCCTCGCCACCCAGCGGATCAGCAGCCTCTGCGCCCCGCCGAGCGCCTGGCGGGCGATGCTCCCGTACGTGGCGGAGGGCCGGGGCGCGCCCCGGCTGCGGGAGGCGACGGCGGCGGGGGAACCGCTGACGGCGGAGGTCACGGACCGGATCGAGGCGGCCTGGGGGGTGCGGGTCAGGGACGGCTACGGCCAGACGGAGGCCACCGCCCTCATCGGCCGCGCCCCCGACACCCCGCCCCCGCTCTCCCCGCTCGGCCACCCGCTGCCGGGCTACCGCATCGTGCTCCGCGACCCGGAGACCGGTCTCGCGGGGGACGCGGGGGAGGTGTGCGTGGACCTGACGGAGCGCCCGCCGGGCCTGATGCGCGGGTACGTGGACCGGACCGCGGACGCCGACGCCGCGGGAGCACCCGGCACCGGGGGAGCGCCCGGCGCCGACGACCGTACGGCGGCCGTCTTCGCGGACGGGCTCTACCGCACCGGCGACCGGGGCGAGCGCTGCGCCGACGGGTCGATCCGGCTGCTCGGGCGGATGGACGAGGTGTTCAAGTCGTACGGGCACCGGGTCTCCCCGATGGAGATCGAGGCCGTCCTGCGCGCGCACCCGGCGGTGGCCGACGCGGCCGTGATCCCCTGCCGGGACGCGTACGGCGGCCTCGCCCCGTACGCGGTGGTCGAGACCCGCAACGCGTACCAGCCCGAGCTCCTGGAGCGGGAGTTGATCGCCCTGGCGGCGAAGCGCCTCGCCCCGGTCTTCGTGCCGCAGGGCGTGGACGTGGTCCCGAGCCTGCCCCGCACCCGCTCGGGCAAGGTGCGGCGGGGCGCGCTGCGGCCGGGCGGCGGTGTCGTCGCCTAG
- a CDS encoding TetR/AcrR family transcriptional regulator, producing MQTSSTRDRIVVAAARLLQRQGYVGTGIKQIAQEAQATLGSVYHFFPGGKETVAVAAIRHSSEEFGSLLRTALDSEEEPAEAIVACTRRLADELRDSGWIDGCPVTAAALETLGTDSEIQRACGDALRDWQQLVHDKLLRGGFSPESARELASVVISALEGAEVTAQVARSEEPLHVAGRQLALLVRASEVQALSSGAGRA from the coding sequence ATGCAGACCAGCAGCACACGGGACCGGATCGTCGTCGCCGCCGCGCGACTCCTGCAGCGCCAGGGCTACGTCGGCACGGGAATCAAGCAGATCGCCCAGGAGGCCCAGGCCACCCTCGGCTCCGTCTACCACTTCTTCCCGGGCGGGAAGGAGACCGTCGCCGTCGCCGCGATCAGGCACAGCAGCGAGGAGTTCGGGAGCCTCCTGCGGACGGCGCTGGACAGCGAGGAGGAGCCGGCGGAGGCGATCGTGGCCTGCACCCGGCGGCTCGCGGACGAGCTGCGGGACTCGGGCTGGATCGACGGCTGCCCCGTCACCGCGGCGGCCCTGGAGACGCTGGGCACCGACTCGGAGATCCAGCGGGCGTGCGGCGACGCCCTGCGCGACTGGCAGCAGCTGGTCCACGACAAGCTGCTGCGCGGCGGCTTCTCCCCCGAGAGCGCCCGGGAACTGGCGAGCGTCGTGATCTCGGCGCTGGAGGGCGCGGAGGTCACCGCCCAGGTGGCCCGCAGCGAGGAGCCCCTCCACGTGGCCGGGCGCCAACTCGCCCTCCTCGTCCGCGCGTCCGAGGTCCAGGCCCTGTCTTCCGGAGCGGGCCGGGCCTGA
- a CDS encoding NAD(P)-dependent oxidoreductase, translated as MPSTTPRTTPRRSVTVIGLGPMGQAMAGSFLDRGYDVTVWNRTASRADALVARGATLAADVRGALDANELVILSLTDYGAVYATLGAAESALSGRVLVNLSSDTPEKARAAARWAAERGAVQLTGGVTVPPSGIGRAESSTFYSGPLHVFEEHRPALEVITGRADHRGEDPGLAALMYQIGMTMFWTSMLSYWQAVALADANGLKAADILPHAVETANSLPGFLAFYAERLDGARHDGDVDRLAMGTASVEHVLHTHGDAGVDTTLPAAVVELFRRGMDAGHAADSFSSLVELMKKAAA; from the coding sequence ATGCCCAGCACCACCCCTCGCACCACCCCGCGCCGGTCCGTCACCGTCATCGGCCTCGGCCCCATGGGGCAGGCCATGGCCGGCTCCTTCCTGGACCGCGGTTACGACGTCACGGTCTGGAACCGCACCGCGTCCCGCGCGGACGCCCTGGTCGCCCGCGGGGCGACGCTCGCGGCGGACGTCAGGGGGGCCCTCGACGCCAACGAGCTGGTGATCCTGAGCCTCACGGACTACGGCGCCGTGTACGCCACGCTCGGAGCCGCCGAGAGCGCCCTGTCCGGCCGGGTCCTGGTGAACCTCAGCTCCGACACCCCCGAGAAGGCCCGGGCCGCCGCCCGCTGGGCGGCCGAGCGGGGCGCCGTCCAGCTGACCGGCGGAGTGACCGTGCCCCCCTCCGGCATCGGCCGGGCCGAGTCGTCGACCTTCTACAGCGGGCCCCTGCACGTCTTCGAGGAGCACCGGCCCGCCCTGGAGGTCATCACCGGCCGGGCCGACCACCGGGGCGAGGACCCGGGGCTCGCCGCGCTCATGTACCAGATCGGCATGACCATGTTCTGGACCTCGATGCTGAGCTACTGGCAGGCCGTCGCCCTCGCCGACGCCAACGGCCTGAAGGCGGCGGACATCCTGCCGCACGCCGTGGAGACCGCGAACTCGCTCCCCGGCTTCCTCGCCTTCTACGCCGAGCGCCTCGACGGCGCGCGGCACGACGGCGACGTGGACCGGCTCGCCATGGGGACGGCCAGTGTCGAGCACGTCCTGCACACCCACGGGGACGCGGGCGTCGACACGACGCTGCCGGCCGCGGTGGTCGAGCTGTTCCGGCGCGGCATGGACGCCGGGCACGCGGCGGACAGCTTCTCCTCCCTCGTGGAGCTGATGAAGAAGGCCGCGGCCTGA